One genomic window of Phalacrocorax aristotelis chromosome 21, bGulAri2.1, whole genome shotgun sequence includes the following:
- the LAMB3 gene encoding laminin subunit beta-3 isoform X5 codes for MESVAMLWSMKCCRCDSRLPHAYNGHRVESVLSSAGHGRWWQSQNGIKHVSLQLDLDQPFQLSSILLHFRSPLPAAMLIERSTDFGKTWEVYQYLASDCAAAFPHVPRGSPESWQDARCQALQGYPLHGGKVRFSVQDLASTITTSYSQTVDKLGQFTTLRINFTELPHIAYQGYHSPSTFYAVTEMRVLGSCFCHGHADRCAPSGDPQAAQVHGHCVCQHNTAGPNCDRCAALYNDRPWAPAEDNDPHECQRCNCNGHSASCRFDPELYRASGGASGGVCEDCQHNTAGNNCERCKTNYFRNQQQGLTHPEACLPCECDPDGTVPGSICDPLTGRCVCKENVQGDRCHLCKPGFTQLANTNPAGCRRCTCNALGTRQDMPCDDETGRCFCLPNVVGNNCDQCAAEHWEMGSGRGCQPCGCHPHGSRSPHCNQFTGQCPCREGFTGRTCSATQEQVCPDRHYGDVRVGCTECDCDFQGTEDVGCDKTTGRCLCRPGVTGSRCDQCQRGHCNTYPGCELCHPCFRAYDGDIQRLCLRQAGLSNSTSWLPLGSGGSRLGPRLSQAEGSVQQAQGILSRSSVTEQSLAQVGGMLTAMRGQVRGINPDLHFPDETASLSRELEALNSSLLITNTEYQSKKTQFETRRSTDLSGAFNTIRSAYQTSTNARSLVAGASDLLAESRESRRTVAGLEGGLAESTSKLLALKGEIASSPNLTPVVNKICGGFRAETCTPARCEGLLCPRDNSTACGAGRPCHGIFPLSCGALATAGEAAREFRSLSARLQETARLIKTTEMSANQIQSNTRQLVDQMTVTRTQIEGDVRRIQQFIQQVRNFLSDKDTDPATIQEISESVLSLRLPTDAAAVLRKMTEIQNLATRLQCPESILAQTAEDIAKAKQLQQKAEQARNRANAVEGNMEEVVGNLRQANTVLLEAQGAIRGSGSSLRFIQERVDEIEAVLGPAEKNVKSIAGQLDGLMERLSQLRRGVDQNRLRATDTRQTAGEAGEQARSAQQAFEQVKQMYAELKRRMEQSPALGEQGSRVQSIDLEAQALFEETLAMMLTMKTLETEIQESNKALMSKSARLVGLEEHVGKIRDAINKRVIYYESCS; via the exons TGGAGCATGAAATGCTGCCGGTGCGACTCGCGGCTGCCGCACGCCTACAACGGCCACCGCGTGGAGAGCGTCCTGTCCTCCGCCGGGCACGGGCGCTGGTGGCAGTCCCAGAACG GCATCAAGCATGTCTCTTTGCAGCTGGACCTGGACCAGCCGTTCCAGCTCAGCAGCATCCTGCTTCACTTCAGG TCGCCACTGCCTGCAGCGATGCTGATCGAGCGCTCCACTGACTTCGGCAAGACCTGGGAGGTGTACCAGTACTTGGCCTCCGACTGTGCCGCCGCCTTCCCCCACGTCCCCCGGGGCTCCCCCGAGAGCTGGCAGGATGCTCGGTGCCAGGCGCTGCAGGGGTACCCTTTGCACGGGGGCAAG GTGAGATTCAGTGTCCAAGACCTGGCATCTACCATCACCACCTCTTACAGCCAGACTGTTGATA AGCTGGGGCAGTTCACCACCCTGCGGATCAACTTCACCGAGCTCCCCCACATTGCGTACCAGGGCTACCACTCGCCCAGCACCTTCTATGCCGTGACGGAGATGcgggtgctggggagctgcttcTGCCACGGACATGCCGACCGCTGTGCCCCTTCGGGAGACCCGCAAGCTGCG CAGGTCCACGGGCACTGCGTGTGTCAGCACAACACCGCCGGCCCCAACTGCGATCGCTGCGCTGCCCTCTACAACGACCGGCCGTGGGCACCTGCGGAGGACAACGATCCCCACGAGTGCCAGA ggtgcAACTGCAATGGTCACTCGGCCTCGTGCCGCTTCGACCCGGAGCTGTACCGTGCCAGCGGAGGGGCGAGCGGGGGTGTCTGCGAGGACTGCCAGCACAACACCGCAGGCAACAACTGCGAGCGCTGCAAAACTAACTATTTTCGCAACCAGCAGCAAGGTCTCACCCATCCGGAAGCCTGTCTGC CTTGTGAGTGTGACCCGGATGGCACCGTGCCGGGCTCCATCTGCGACCCGCTGACGGGGCGCTGTGTCTGCAAGGAGAACGTGCAGGGGGACCGCTGCCACCTCTGCAAGCCAGGGTTCACCCAGCTGGCCAACACCAACCCCGCAGGGTGCCGCA GATGCACCTGCAACGCGTTGGGAACACGGCAGGACATGCCCTGCGACGACGAGACGGGGAGGTGCTTCTGCCTGCCCAACGTGGTGGGGAACAACTGCGACCAGTGTGCGGCCGAGCACTGGGAGATGGGGAGCGGCcggggctgccagccctgcggCTGCCACCCACACGGCTCCCGCAGCCCCCACTGCAACCAG TTCACAGGACAGTGCCCGTGCAGAGAAGGCTTCACGGGACGGACGTGCTCTGCCACGCAGGAGCAGGTTTGCCCAGATAGGCACTATGGAGACGTCCGGGTAGGGTGCACAG AGTGTGACTGCGACTTCCAGGGCACAGAGGACGTGGGGTGCGACAAGACGACGGGCCGATGCCTCTGCCGCCCGGGTGTCACGGGCTCCCGCTGCGACCAGTGCCAGCGGGGCCACTGCAACACCTACCCCGGCTGCGAGCTGTGCCACCCCTGCTTCCGCGCCTACGACGGGGACATCCAGCGCCTGTGCCTGCGCCAGGCTGGCCTCAGCAACTCCACCTCATGGCTGCCCCTTGGCAGCGGGGGCTCCCGCCTCGGCCCCCGCCTCTCGCAGGCGGAGGGCAGCGTGCAGCAGGCGCAGGGCATCCTCAGCCGCTCTTCTGTGACAGAGCAAAGCCTGGCCCAGGTGGGCGGCATGCTCACTGCGATGAG aggGCAGGTCAGAGGTATAAATCCTGACCTTCATTTTCCGGATGAGACTGCCTCTCTGTCGAGGGAACTCGAAGCCCTCAACAGCAGCTTGCTTATCACTAACACCGAGTATCAGAGCAAGAAGACCCAGTTTGAAACCAGGCGCAGCACAGATCTGTCAG GAGCCTTCAATACAATCAGATCTGCTTACCAGACATCCACCAATGCTAGGAGCCTTGTCGCCGGCGCCTCCGACCTGCTGGCCGAGTCCCGGGAGAGCCGCAGGACTGTCgcggggctggagggggggcTTGCGGAGTCCACCTCCAAGCTGCTGGCCCTGAAGGGCGAGATAGCCTCATCTCCCAACCTGACCCCCGTCGTAAATAAG ATCTGCGGTGGCTTCCGAGCGGAGACGTGCACGCCTGCCCGCTGCgaggggctgctctgcccgCGAGACAACAGCACTGCCTGCGGGGCCGGCCGCCCCTGCCACGGCATCTTCCCGCTCTCGTGCGGGGCCCTCGCCACGGCCGGGGAAGCTGCCAGGGAGTTTCGCAGCCTGAGCGCCCGGCTCCAGGAGACGGCACGGCTG ATTAAAACAACAGAGATGTCTGCAAATCAGATTCAAAGCAACACTCGGCAGCTTGTGGACCAGATGACTGTAACAAGGACCCAGATAGAAGGAGATGTCCGGCGCATCCAGCAGTTCATCCAGCAAGTCCGAAACTTCTTGTCAG ACAAGGACACGGACCCTGCCACTATCCAGGAAATCAGCGAGTCTGTTCTCTCCCTGCGTCTCCCCACGGATGCTGCTGCAGTCCTGAGAAAAATGACCGAGATCCAAAATCTGGCGACTCGGCTGCAGTGCCCGGAGAGCATACTTGCCCAGACGGCCGAGGACATCGCTAAGGCCAAGCAGCTTCAGCAGAAGGCAGAACAAGCCAG GAACCGGGCGAACGCCGTGGAGGGCAACATGGAAGAGGTGGTCGGGAATCTGCGACAAGCAAACACGGTGCTCCTGGAGGCCCAGGGTGCCATCAGGGGCTCTGGCTCTTCCCTCCGGTTCATCCAGGAACGTGTTGATGAG ATCGAGGCTGTTCTTGGTCCAGCCGAGAAGAACGTGAAGTCCATTGCGGGCCAGCTGGACGGGCTGATGGAGAGGCTATCGCAGCTGCGGCGTGGAGTGGACCAGAACCGCCTGCGGGCCACCGACACGCGGCAGACGGCCGGGGAGGCGGGCGAGCAGGCCCGGAGCGCGCAGCAG GCTTTTGAACAAGTAAAACAAATGTACGCTGAGCTGAAGAGAAGGATGGAGCAGAGCCCGGCTCTgggagagcagggcagcagggtgCAAAGCATAGACCTGGAGGCACAGGCTCTGTTTGAGGAGACTTTGGCCATGATGCTCACGATGAAAA CTTTAGAGACAGAAATTCAGGAAAGCAACAAGGCTTTGATGTCCAAGTCGGCCAGGCTGGTGGGCCTGGAGGAGCACGTGGGAAAGATCCGGGACGCCATCAACAAGCGAGTCATCTACTACGAGAGCTGCTCCTGA
- the LAMB3 gene encoding laminin subunit beta-3 isoform X2 has protein sequence MGVTRGGRGWEAHPTGRGSPLRRRRRARGRRAARCVCGSMESRCQLWPWVLFVLLAAPRAVGAQRACSQGACYPPAGDLLLGRAQHLRASSTCGLAKPETYCTPHGEWSMKCCRCDSRLPHAYNGHRVESVLSSAGHGRWWQSQNGIKHVSLQLDLDQPFQLSSILLHFRSPLPAAMLIERSTDFGKTWEVYQYLASDCAAAFPHVPRGSPESWQDARCQALQGYPLHGGKVRFSVQDLASTITTSYSQTVDKLGQFTTLRINFTELPHIAYQGYHSPSTFYAVTEMRVLGSCFCHGHADRCAPSGDPQAAVHGHCVCQHNTAGPNCDRCAALYNDRPWAPAEDNDPHECQRCNCNGHSASCRFDPELYRASGGASGGVCEDCQHNTAGNNCERCKTNYFRNQQQGLTHPEACLPCECDPDGTVPGSICDPLTGRCVCKENVQGDRCHLCKPGFTQLANTNPAGCRRCTCNALGTRQDMPCDDETGRCFCLPNVVGNNCDQCAAEHWEMGSGRGCQPCGCHPHGSRSPHCNQFTGQCPCREGFTGRTCSATQEQVCPDRHYGDVRVGCTECDCDFQGTEDVGCDKTTGRCLCRPGVTGSRCDQCQRGHCNTYPGCELCHPCFRAYDGDIQRLCLRQAGLSNSTSWLPLGSGGSRLGPRLSQAEGSVQQAQGILSRSSVTEQSLAQVGGMLTAMRGQVRGINPDLHFPDETASLSRELEALNSSLLITNTEYQSKKTQFETRRSTDLSGAFNTIRSAYQTSTNARSLVAGASDLLAESRESRRTVAGLEGGLAESTSKLLALKGEIASSPNLTPVVNKICGGFRAETCTPARCEGLLCPRDNSTACGAGRPCHGIFPLSCGALATAGEAAREFRSLSARLQETARLIKTTEMSANQIQSNTRQLVDQMTVTRTQIEGDVRRIQQFIQQVRNFLSDKDTDPATIQEISESVLSLRLPTDAAAVLRKMTEIQNLATRLQCPESILAQTAEDIAKAKQLQQKAEQARNRANAVEGNMEEVVGNLRQANTVLLEAQGAIRGSGSSLRFIQERVDEIEAVLGPAEKNVKSIAGQLDGLMERLSQLRRGVDQNRLRATDTRQTAGEAGEQARSAQQAFEQVKQMYAELKRRMEQSPALGEQGSRVQSIDLEAQALFEETLAMMLTMKTLETEIQESNKALMSKSARLVGLEEHVGKIRDAINKRVIYYESCS, from the exons TGGAGCATGAAATGCTGCCGGTGCGACTCGCGGCTGCCGCACGCCTACAACGGCCACCGCGTGGAGAGCGTCCTGTCCTCCGCCGGGCACGGGCGCTGGTGGCAGTCCCAGAACG GCATCAAGCATGTCTCTTTGCAGCTGGACCTGGACCAGCCGTTCCAGCTCAGCAGCATCCTGCTTCACTTCAGG TCGCCACTGCCTGCAGCGATGCTGATCGAGCGCTCCACTGACTTCGGCAAGACCTGGGAGGTGTACCAGTACTTGGCCTCCGACTGTGCCGCCGCCTTCCCCCACGTCCCCCGGGGCTCCCCCGAGAGCTGGCAGGATGCTCGGTGCCAGGCGCTGCAGGGGTACCCTTTGCACGGGGGCAAG GTGAGATTCAGTGTCCAAGACCTGGCATCTACCATCACCACCTCTTACAGCCAGACTGTTGATA AGCTGGGGCAGTTCACCACCCTGCGGATCAACTTCACCGAGCTCCCCCACATTGCGTACCAGGGCTACCACTCGCCCAGCACCTTCTATGCCGTGACGGAGATGcgggtgctggggagctgcttcTGCCACGGACATGCCGACCGCTGTGCCCCTTCGGGAGACCCGCAAGCTGCG GTCCACGGGCACTGCGTGTGTCAGCACAACACCGCCGGCCCCAACTGCGATCGCTGCGCTGCCCTCTACAACGACCGGCCGTGGGCACCTGCGGAGGACAACGATCCCCACGAGTGCCAGA ggtgcAACTGCAATGGTCACTCGGCCTCGTGCCGCTTCGACCCGGAGCTGTACCGTGCCAGCGGAGGGGCGAGCGGGGGTGTCTGCGAGGACTGCCAGCACAACACCGCAGGCAACAACTGCGAGCGCTGCAAAACTAACTATTTTCGCAACCAGCAGCAAGGTCTCACCCATCCGGAAGCCTGTCTGC CTTGTGAGTGTGACCCGGATGGCACCGTGCCGGGCTCCATCTGCGACCCGCTGACGGGGCGCTGTGTCTGCAAGGAGAACGTGCAGGGGGACCGCTGCCACCTCTGCAAGCCAGGGTTCACCCAGCTGGCCAACACCAACCCCGCAGGGTGCCGCA GATGCACCTGCAACGCGTTGGGAACACGGCAGGACATGCCCTGCGACGACGAGACGGGGAGGTGCTTCTGCCTGCCCAACGTGGTGGGGAACAACTGCGACCAGTGTGCGGCCGAGCACTGGGAGATGGGGAGCGGCcggggctgccagccctgcggCTGCCACCCACACGGCTCCCGCAGCCCCCACTGCAACCAG TTCACAGGACAGTGCCCGTGCAGAGAAGGCTTCACGGGACGGACGTGCTCTGCCACGCAGGAGCAGGTTTGCCCAGATAGGCACTATGGAGACGTCCGGGTAGGGTGCACAG AGTGTGACTGCGACTTCCAGGGCACAGAGGACGTGGGGTGCGACAAGACGACGGGCCGATGCCTCTGCCGCCCGGGTGTCACGGGCTCCCGCTGCGACCAGTGCCAGCGGGGCCACTGCAACACCTACCCCGGCTGCGAGCTGTGCCACCCCTGCTTCCGCGCCTACGACGGGGACATCCAGCGCCTGTGCCTGCGCCAGGCTGGCCTCAGCAACTCCACCTCATGGCTGCCCCTTGGCAGCGGGGGCTCCCGCCTCGGCCCCCGCCTCTCGCAGGCGGAGGGCAGCGTGCAGCAGGCGCAGGGCATCCTCAGCCGCTCTTCTGTGACAGAGCAAAGCCTGGCCCAGGTGGGCGGCATGCTCACTGCGATGAG aggGCAGGTCAGAGGTATAAATCCTGACCTTCATTTTCCGGATGAGACTGCCTCTCTGTCGAGGGAACTCGAAGCCCTCAACAGCAGCTTGCTTATCACTAACACCGAGTATCAGAGCAAGAAGACCCAGTTTGAAACCAGGCGCAGCACAGATCTGTCAG GAGCCTTCAATACAATCAGATCTGCTTACCAGACATCCACCAATGCTAGGAGCCTTGTCGCCGGCGCCTCCGACCTGCTGGCCGAGTCCCGGGAGAGCCGCAGGACTGTCgcggggctggagggggggcTTGCGGAGTCCACCTCCAAGCTGCTGGCCCTGAAGGGCGAGATAGCCTCATCTCCCAACCTGACCCCCGTCGTAAATAAG ATCTGCGGTGGCTTCCGAGCGGAGACGTGCACGCCTGCCCGCTGCgaggggctgctctgcccgCGAGACAACAGCACTGCCTGCGGGGCCGGCCGCCCCTGCCACGGCATCTTCCCGCTCTCGTGCGGGGCCCTCGCCACGGCCGGGGAAGCTGCCAGGGAGTTTCGCAGCCTGAGCGCCCGGCTCCAGGAGACGGCACGGCTG ATTAAAACAACAGAGATGTCTGCAAATCAGATTCAAAGCAACACTCGGCAGCTTGTGGACCAGATGACTGTAACAAGGACCCAGATAGAAGGAGATGTCCGGCGCATCCAGCAGTTCATCCAGCAAGTCCGAAACTTCTTGTCAG ACAAGGACACGGACCCTGCCACTATCCAGGAAATCAGCGAGTCTGTTCTCTCCCTGCGTCTCCCCACGGATGCTGCTGCAGTCCTGAGAAAAATGACCGAGATCCAAAATCTGGCGACTCGGCTGCAGTGCCCGGAGAGCATACTTGCCCAGACGGCCGAGGACATCGCTAAGGCCAAGCAGCTTCAGCAGAAGGCAGAACAAGCCAG GAACCGGGCGAACGCCGTGGAGGGCAACATGGAAGAGGTGGTCGGGAATCTGCGACAAGCAAACACGGTGCTCCTGGAGGCCCAGGGTGCCATCAGGGGCTCTGGCTCTTCCCTCCGGTTCATCCAGGAACGTGTTGATGAG ATCGAGGCTGTTCTTGGTCCAGCCGAGAAGAACGTGAAGTCCATTGCGGGCCAGCTGGACGGGCTGATGGAGAGGCTATCGCAGCTGCGGCGTGGAGTGGACCAGAACCGCCTGCGGGCCACCGACACGCGGCAGACGGCCGGGGAGGCGGGCGAGCAGGCCCGGAGCGCGCAGCAG GCTTTTGAACAAGTAAAACAAATGTACGCTGAGCTGAAGAGAAGGATGGAGCAGAGCCCGGCTCTgggagagcagggcagcagggtgCAAAGCATAGACCTGGAGGCACAGGCTCTGTTTGAGGAGACTTTGGCCATGATGCTCACGATGAAAA CTTTAGAGACAGAAATTCAGGAAAGCAACAAGGCTTTGATGTCCAAGTCGGCCAGGCTGGTGGGCCTGGAGGAGCACGTGGGAAAGATCCGGGACGCCATCAACAAGCGAGTCATCTACTACGAGAGCTGCTCCTGA